The following are from one region of the Oncorhynchus nerka isolate Pitt River linkage group LG8, Oner_Uvic_2.0, whole genome shotgun sequence genome:
- the LOC115133184 gene encoding achaete-scute homolog 3-like — MRDDYEDSVRREMSEQKKGLYERIPYVQPIALGLSMNHQKAHYKDTLGLPFPLNTTTYLDPVYGQRFAGSLSYFPFHRHIGVYDYSFEPAFIRKRNERERQRVRCVNEGYARLRQHLPQEFEDKRLSKVETLRAAIYYIKHLQSMLDVNVSSGGIAEMSAGEMRSRAPVPKMTECYSDGESKNSDSGELSF; from the exons ATGAGAGATGATTATGAAGACTCCGTGAGGAG AGAGATGTCGGAACAGAAGAAGGGATTATATGAGCGCATCCCATATGTCCAACCCATAGCGCTCGGCCTCTCCATGAATCACCAGAAAGCGCATTACAAGGACACGCTTGGACTTCCCTTTCCCCTGAACACAACAACCTACCTGGATCCTGTGTACGGTCAGAGATTCGCAGGGAGTCTCTCATATTTCCCATTCCACAGGCACATCGGTGTATATGACTATTCATTCGAACCAGCGTTCATTCGAAAAAGGAACGAAAGGGAACGGCAGCGGGTGCGCTGTGTAAACGAGGGTTACGCACGGCTCCGGCAGCATCTTCCCCAAGAGTTCGAGGACAAAAGACTCAGCAAAGTGGAGACACTGCGTGCTGCAATATACTACATAAAACACTTGCAGAGTATGTTAGATGTCAACGTGTCCAGTGGTGGGATAGCTGAAATGTCAGCTGGAGAGATGCGCAGCCGTGCGCCCGTGCCAAAGATGACAGAATGCTACAGCGACGGCGAGTCAAAGAACAGCGACAGTGGAGAGTTGAGTTTCTAG